The following proteins are encoded in a genomic region of Corallococcus soli:
- a CDS encoding HD domain-containing phosphohydrolase has product MAKRLGERLIEAGLVTPGAVEQGLEHQKITGHKLGDCLVELGLLQEAALLRLLANEFQTRFVTADKLAKVRIDTKVLDKLPVRLAEAQNVLPLAIDPERKLLSVVAAEPQNKSLLDEIALVTGMSEVYAYIGLRSAISAAIRKHYYGDPTAFTALLEGPHGGGPRRPEAPASNNGSSESGRSGTSPGRSATSLQMRLETDARMRLRGPGSGTQVRAATQRREPGGPRGLISDSDYVETLSLMVGLLEQDRPRHRGHSAQLARQAGIVGQRMGMPHKELAALSIAAYLHDLGKPAERHFSLASNAASPEWKAQAKACCRAPTKLFETVHLPTQVNTILAQLYEAWDGSGTPQGAKGEDITLGARILAAVDSFLELTKNPGNAHGRVFTKQQALEHLRKHAGVLYDPVVADIVGQLQSGELLVHRLASEGRQVLIAEPDETARGELLEAVLKQELVAHALSTLDGALDGLARQDCDVLVVSLRLGQQEVLDLLEAARAAPESAGLPIAVVGEPDAQARERLLMAGATAVLAPGDKAEVARTVHTLFQDRVQHNGPGRVVRGSFDELPPRELLRTLGGGRKSGKLQLRHHTLEGYLHLERGRVVYASFGGHAGEPALQALLKLKQADFLYDPDALLLDMPQLDQDLEALAGAVSPA; this is encoded by the coding sequence ATGGCGAAGCGGCTGGGAGAGCGGTTGATTGAGGCCGGCCTCGTGACGCCAGGGGCCGTGGAGCAGGGACTGGAGCACCAGAAGATCACCGGCCACAAGCTGGGGGACTGCCTGGTGGAGCTGGGCCTGCTCCAGGAGGCCGCGCTGCTGCGGCTCCTGGCCAATGAGTTCCAGACCCGCTTCGTCACCGCGGACAAGCTGGCCAAGGTCCGCATCGACACGAAGGTGCTCGACAAGCTGCCGGTGCGGCTGGCGGAAGCGCAGAACGTGCTTCCGCTGGCCATCGATCCGGAGCGCAAGCTGTTGTCGGTGGTGGCCGCCGAGCCGCAGAACAAGTCGCTGCTCGACGAGATCGCGCTCGTCACCGGCATGTCGGAGGTCTACGCGTACATCGGCCTGCGCAGCGCCATCTCCGCCGCCATCCGCAAGCACTACTACGGCGACCCCACGGCGTTCACCGCGCTGCTGGAGGGCCCGCACGGCGGCGGCCCCCGGCGGCCGGAGGCCCCGGCGAGCAACAACGGAAGCTCGGAGTCCGGCCGCAGCGGCACGTCCCCCGGGCGCAGCGCCACCAGCCTCCAGATGCGCTTGGAGACGGACGCGCGGATGCGGCTGCGGGGCCCTGGCAGCGGCACCCAGGTGCGGGCCGCCACGCAGCGGCGTGAGCCAGGAGGACCGCGCGGGCTCATCAGCGACTCCGACTACGTGGAGACGCTGAGCCTGATGGTGGGCCTGCTGGAGCAGGACCGGCCCCGGCACCGGGGCCACTCGGCGCAGCTGGCGCGGCAGGCGGGCATCGTCGGCCAGCGCATGGGCATGCCCCACAAGGAGCTGGCGGCGCTCTCCATCGCCGCGTACCTGCACGACCTGGGCAAGCCCGCGGAGCGCCACTTCTCGCTGGCGAGCAACGCGGCGAGCCCGGAGTGGAAGGCCCAGGCGAAGGCGTGCTGCCGCGCGCCCACGAAGCTCTTTGAAACGGTGCACCTGCCCACGCAGGTGAACACCATCCTCGCGCAGCTCTACGAGGCCTGGGACGGCTCCGGCACGCCCCAGGGCGCCAAGGGCGAGGACATCACCCTGGGCGCGCGCATCCTGGCGGCGGTGGACAGCTTCCTGGAGCTGACCAAGAACCCGGGCAACGCGCACGGCCGCGTCTTCACCAAGCAGCAGGCGCTGGAGCACCTGCGCAAGCACGCGGGCGTCCTCTACGATCCGGTGGTGGCGGACATCGTCGGCCAGCTCCAGAGCGGCGAGCTGCTGGTGCACCGGCTGGCCAGCGAGGGCCGGCAGGTGCTCATCGCCGAACCGGATGAGACGGCCCGGGGCGAGCTGCTGGAGGCGGTGCTCAAGCAGGAGCTGGTGGCGCACGCGCTGTCCACGCTGGACGGCGCGCTGGACGGCCTGGCGCGGCAGGACTGCGACGTGCTGGTGGTGAGCCTGCGGCTGGGTCAGCAGGAGGTGCTGGACCTGCTGGAGGCCGCGCGGGCCGCGCCGGAGAGCGCGGGCCTGCCCATCGCCGTGGTGGGCGAGCCGGATGCGCAGGCGCGCGAGCGGCTGCTGATGGCGGGCGCGACGGCGGTGCTCGCGCCGGGCGACAAGGCGGAGGTCGCGCGCACGGTGCACACCCTCTTCCAGGACCGGGTGCAGCACAACGGCCCGGGCCGGGTGGTGCGCGGCAGCTTCGACGAGCTGCCGCCCCGGGAGCTGCTGCGCACACTGGGCGGAGGCCGCAAGAGCGGGAAGCTCCAGCTGCGCCACCACACCCTGGAGGGCTACCTGCACCTGGAGCGCGGCCGCGTCGTCTACGCCTCGTTTGGCGGACACGCGGGCGAGCCCGCGTTGCAGGCCCTGCTGAAGCTGAAGCAGGCGGACTTCCTCTACGACCCGGACGCGCTGCTGCTGGACATGCCGCAGCTCGACCAGGACCTGGAAGCCCTGGCCGGCGCCGTCAGCCCAGCGTGA